In one Populus nigra chromosome 12, ddPopNigr1.1, whole genome shotgun sequence genomic region, the following are encoded:
- the LOC133670104 gene encoding WEB family protein At3g02930, chloroplastic-like, whose amino-acid sequence MSSKTRSGLSETPSKPSPATPRVSKLSRGVAKSESDSPSPLQSSRLSVDRSPRSINSKPTIDRRAPKVTSATPPEKPKTRVVKGSELQAQLNAVQEDLKKAREQIEFIEKERAQAIDELKQAQKAAEDANEKLQEALVAQKRAEENSEIEKFRAVELEQAGIEDAQKKEEEWQKELEAVRSQHALDVTALLSTTQELQRLKQELAMITDAKNQALSHADDATKIAEIHAEKVEMLSSELTRLNVLLDSKLETEAIESNKIVLQLNEEIDSLKQQLEKSEDFEDKLIEREAFIEQLNVELEAAKMAESYACNLVEEWKNRVEELEMQAEEANKLERSASESLGSVMKQLEANNDLLHDAETEIAALKEKVGLLEMTIRRQKGDLEESEHSLGMVKEEASVMVKKVESLMSELETVKEEKAQALNNEKLAASSVQSLLEEKNKLITELENSRDEEEKSKKAMESLASALHEVSAEAREAKERLVSNQVEHENYETQIEDLRLVLKATNEKYETVLDDAKHEIDLLRNTVEESKNQFQNSKAEWDKKEKNLENSLRKSEEENSSLEKEIDRLVNLLTHTEEEACGMRDEEAHLKDSLKEVEAEVISLQEALGEARVESMKLKESLLDKENEFQNIFQENEELRTKEASSHKKVEELSKLLEEAMAKKQVEENGELTDSEKDYDLLPKVVEFSEENGHVREEKPTMELPLQLSNELNTENAQEHINGPTNKAAQMDAHKLENVNGNPKEDESKEKEDDSVEDEFKMWESCKIEKKEFSPERETEHESSFEDEVDSKVDGGESFDQINGLSSTENVDDGGSSPSKQQQQKKKKPLLRKFSNLLKKKGTGNQK is encoded by the exons ATGTCTTCCAAAACCAG ATCTGGTTTGTCTGAAACTCCTAGCAAACCATCACCAGCAACTCCTAGAGTTAGTAAACTGAGCCGAGGAGTGGCTAAATCAGAGTCTGATTCACCATCTCCTTTGCAAAGTTCACGTCTTTCAGTTGACCGATCACCGCGATCCATTAACTCAAAGCCCACAATTGATCGACGGGCACCAAAGGTCACTAGTGCTACACCCCCTGAA AAACCAAAGACACGAGTGGTGAAGGGTTCAGAGTTGCAGGCTCAATTGAATGCTGTTCAGGAAGATTTAAAGAAAGCAAGGGAACAGATagaatttattgaaaaagagAGGGCACAAGCAATTGATGAACTGAAACAGGCACAGAAAGCTGCTGAGGATGCAAATGAGAAGCTTCAAGAAGCTTTGGTGGCGCAAAAGCGAGCCGAGGAGAATTCTGAGATTGAGAAGTTCCGAGCTGTTGAGTTGGAACAGGCTGGGATTGAGGATGCCCAGAAGAAGGAAGAGGAATGGCAGAAAGAGCTTGAAGCTGTAAGAAGCCAACATGCTTTGGATGTTACCGCCCTTCTCTCTACCACTCAGGAGCTTCAAAGGTTGAAACAAGAACTGGCTATGATTACTGATGCAAAGAACCAGGCACTGAGCCACGCTGATGACGCAACTAAGATTGCTGAGATTCATGCAGAGAAGGTGGAGATGCTTTCATCTGAGTTGACCCGGTTGAATGTATTACTTGATTCAAAGCTTGAAACAGAGGCCATTGAAAGCAACAAGATAGTGTTGCAGCTTAATGAGGAGATAGATTCATTGAAACAACAGCTTGAGAAATCTGAAGATTTTGAGGATAAGTTGATTGAAAGAGAGGCTTTCATAGAACAGCTCAATGTTGAGCTTGAAGCTGCCAAGATGGCTGAATCTTATGCATGTAACTTGGTAGAGGAGTGGAAAAACAGGGTTGAGGAATTAGAGATGCAAGCTGAGGAAGCAAATAAGTTGGAGAGATCTGCATCGGAGTCATTAGGTTCAGTCATGAAACAACTAGAAGCAAACAATGATTTATTGCATGATGCGGAAACTGAAATTGCTGCTCTTAAAGAGAAGGTTGGGTTGCTGGAAATGACAATTAGAAGACAGAAAGGGGATCTTGAAGAATCAGAACATTCTCTTGGCATGGTAAAGGAAGAAGCATCGGTCATGGTAAAAAAGGTCGAGTCTCTGATGTCTGAGTTGGAAACTGTGAAGGAGGAGAAAGCCCAGGCTTTGAACAATGAGAAGCTTGCAGCTTCTAGTGTTCAAAGTCTgttagaagagaaaaacaaacttaTAACTGAGTTGGAGAATTCCAGAGATGAGGAGGAAAAGAGCAAGAAGGCAATGGAGAGTTTAGCTTCAGCCTTACATGAAGTTTCTGCGGAAGCAAGGGAAGCCAAAGAAAGGCTGGTATCCAATCAAGTGGAGCATGAAAACTATGAAACCCAAATAGAAGACTTGAGATTGGTCCTAAAGGCAactaatgaaaaatatgaaactgTGCTTGATGATGCAAAACATGAGATTGATCTTCTTAGAAACActgttgaagaatccaagaatCAATTTCAGAACTCCAAGGCTGAatgggataaaaaagaaaaaaatctggagAATTCTTTAAGGAAatcagaagaagaaaactcCTCGCTGGAAAAAGAAATAGATAGGTTAGTGAATTTGCTGACACACACTGAGGAAGAAGCTTGTGGAATGAGGGATGAAGAAGCTCATTTGAAGGATAGCCTGAAGGAAGTAGAAGCTGAGGTGATTTCTTTGCAGGAAGCTCTTGGGGAAGCAAGGGTTGAGAGCATGAAACTAAAAGAGAGTTTATTGGACaaagaaaatgagtttcagAACATTTTTCAGGAAAATGAAGAGCTCCGGACTAAGGAAGCTTCCTCGCATAAGAAGGTCGAGGAGTTATCTAAGTTGCTTGAGGAAGCTATGGCTAAAAAGCAAGTGGAGGAAAATGGTGAGCTCACAGATAGTGAAAAGGACTATGATTTGCTTCCCAAGGTGGTTGAGTTCTCTGAAGAAAATGGACATGTGAGAGAAGAGAAGCCCACAATGGAGCTTCCACTACAGCTATCCAATGAGCTGAACACGGAAAATGCACAGGAACATATTAATGGCCCGACAAACAAGGCTGCTCAGATGGATGCACACAAACTTGAGAATGTGAATGGAAATCCAAAGGAAGATGAGAGCAAAGAGAAGGAGGATGATTCTGTGGAGGATGAATTTAAGATGTGGGAGAGCTGCaagattgaaaagaaagagTTTTCACCAGAAAGAGAAACGGAGCATGAATCCTCCTTCGAGGACGAAGTGGACTCCAAGGTGGATGGTGGTGAGAGCTTTGATCAAATAAATGGTTTATCTTCAACAGAGAATGTTGATGATGGTGGAAGCTCGCCTTCAAAGCAGCAgcaacagaagaagaagaagccttTGCTCCGCAAGTTTAGTAACCTACTCAAGAAGAAGGGAACTGGCAACCAGAAGTAG